The sequence below is a genomic window from Plasmodium coatneyi strain Hackeri chromosome 13, complete sequence.
TAGCCCAGAAAAAAGCCGTATCATTCCGCTCAATCCTTGGTGTATCAAATTAACAAATCCCAGAGGACCCTAAATGTACATTTGGGGAGAAATTGCgataattaatttttctccaccAGCACCATCTCCCCTTTGTTATTTGTTACAATATgaaatgtgtatttttcttGTGACATGTTTACAAAAAACCTTTTAGCATTTTCAGATTGTGTATTCGTAAGGAGACACGGTAGCGGGGCAGCGCGTTCTCATGTATATGGATATATTTATacctaccttttttttttttttatttgttctgcGTTTTTATGGCATGCTTTGGCATGTCGCCGTACCGCCACTTCAACCTCATACCTCGCTTCCCTTTGTTCAGCGCAGCATCGTCGAAGTGGCACCTCCTCCCTGTTTTACATATCAGCCAAATTGCGCTTTTATTCCACGCAGCGCATTCTTtgctatcatttttttttttttaaaactatGAACCCCTTTCAAAACATTTTTGATTGCCTTTATAAAATTACTTACAAAATTTGGAAGCATAATGTGAACGAACGGATTTATCCCACCCCAGATGGTGACAATTCGGGAGAAACAGTAAAGCCAAGATTTAATCGCACCACAAGAATGAGCCATGTCACACACATGTTTGAAGTCTCCTTTTTGCGCTGTTAATGATGTAcacaaaatgtacatttttaacatgcGTATACTAGGGCATACAGCTCGGACGTGGTTCCTATTGGTTATTTTCGCGGTGATTATATTTAAGctatttatgtacatataatgaaGTTGGGGGGGAAGTTCCTATAGacgtggattttttttttttttttttttgctttccttcCATGAGGCGAAAGATGAATATATTTCTCGTTCTGTCGCTCCCCTttccattcatttattttatgttgATATAGTAATTTGGTTCCTTTTCGATGCTGCGCAGCAtggcatatttttcttccatttgcatCCAGCCAGCTACGTTCGGTTTATTTTCACATGCAGTTGGcatggttaaaaaaaaaaaaaaaaaaaaaaaaaaaaaaaagggggggttggcaaaaatgtgaactgaATTGCAAAATGGTATTATAGAATAAACGATTATTTTAAAGGTCCACAAAAATGATGATTTAAAAAGGGTTTCCTCAAAAGGTCATGCACGAACAAGAgatttcttttaaaaagagtTCATCTATGATGCAAACATTTATAGCCGatgttgtgaaaaaaaaaatgaagtaaaaaatgcataGTGCCCCTGTAACCCGccacgcattttttttttttttttttttttttcaaacattgCCATCCTGGATATGGTTATTTGTTCGCTACATGGGATGTATcgtttttataaaaaattaataaacacGTGAAttatataatgaacaaaacagagaggttaaaaaaaagaaaaaacaacaaccGTGCAATGTGTATACgaaaagagtgaaaaaagaaaaaaaaaaaactaataaGCAAAACTGTTTAATTCGATTgtattgcaattttttatctattttttttttttttacgactgattgcgaaaaaaattagattttaaaaaattggcgCAAGGGTTTATTTGTCATTTGTAAAAACGATTGTCATTTGAGGGAGGTATATAGAGGcagcacatgtatatacatatacaattTATGCTTGAAAGATCGGCGGAcggttaagaaaaaaaaaggcatacgAAACATATAGTCCCGTGCGTGAGTGTATGCATGCATTGATGCCTTTTTCTTGTGAGAAAGCAacgaagagggaaaaaaaaaatagaaacgCTAAAAAcggcaccttttttttttccaacccgTTCTGACTTTTAACCCGGCATTTTCTtaattcaccttttttttacttcttttttccgtGATCCTCaatgtttaataaaaaaaaaatgtgttcctaAGTTGGGGCATTTTTATACCTACGTTCTGTTTATGCCGTTACAAGCTCGCCGAATTTTCTTTGAATAGTTTACTTGCAATTTTCTGAACAAAttgcgagaaaaaaaaaaaaaaaaaagaaagaaagaaaaagaaaaattgaaccTTTTAAGGTTTTAAATAACCTacccattttgttaaaataaaaattgaattcatttttttcgtaagcCTTGTGCCCCCTGAGTTGCGCTAAGCGAGCGTAAGCCCAGGTGCACGCATGCATGTGGTAGGAAACGGTAGGACACGGGATCCCTTCTATATAGACACATCGAACCGGCGCCACACTGCCTCCGCACATCCACCCACTTCTACTTCCAGTGGAATACCCCTCGAATCGATGAACAGAAGACAATGATACAACGTGGACGTTGAAAACGCCgaaaatcattttttttcatttcgttaGAGGATTCACCTGGCCGATCAGCCAAGCGGTAAAGCGATAGATGCTTGTGTGCGGTGTGTATATACGAATGGATAAACGTACCAATTGGCTTGAACAGCAATCGGCTGGAACACCACGAGGTTGGCGCACCAATCAGCCTACCTACCATTCGGAGTTTGCATGCATCTGTACTTAtcagaaaagaaattatgaTCCCCCCTTATGGGAAAATACACGTTTCTCTGTCAAACGAATATGTTGAATTTtacgaagaaaaaagtttaaagGGGCCACTCAAATGtacaggaaaagaaaatggcaTAAAATTATCATGTGAAGAGGAGGAGTCTACCACCGTTGGGTGCACACGGGATGATGTGTTTGTGGATCGACATACAGGTGAGAAAGATTTAAGGAAAACGAATAATCAGCGTGGATGCAACGATGCCCGATTAGGTAAACACCATTTGGGAGATGGTAAAGGGGGTAACACGTCGCCGGAGTTAACTTCCTCTGGTATAAGCAGCACGCAAGGTGAGAAGAGCAAGCTCCAGGTAGAGGCGGCAACAGGGTTGCTTGTTCCTCCTGCACAGCACGGAGGTACAGAATCCTTGAGGAGAGGTGACAGCGGTGTTGCTAGCGTCGACAATATGCGTGCTGGACGTGCCAGCCCTGGCGAGGGTTCCCCGAACCAAGTGaaatgcaaaagaaaaagggcaaCGCCCCCCACTGTCCGACTAAAAAGTTTCAAAAGAATCTTTAACAGAACATTCAGTAAATATTACTTTATCGGAAGGCCATTTAGGAGGTACGTGAAAATTAGAAAAAGTGCTTCacaggaaaaagtgaaaaaaagcgcaaggaaaaaagttaGTACAGATGGGATAACCATatcgaagaaaaaaggagcactGGCATATCATGGGGTGGAGGACTTTTCTGTCAAGAGGCAGGATATGGTATCCTCCGACAGcgccaaaaggggaagcgaGGTTACAATGGGGGAGGAAGCACACACTGAGGGGAACATAAATTCAGTGAAAAAATGCCTCCATCAGGTGCTGCTGCGCCCCCCAAAGGTGCGCTTAACAAATAGGGGGAACGTCTTATTGTCCAAAATGAtaacaaaggaaaacatttccaaaaaaaaggtggaaaagatggaaaagatggaaaaggtgaaaaagatgaaaatcgtaaaaaaaataataaaggaaggaaagccCGTTgattttaaaaggaaaagcagtGTTGACGAGGATGCAGATCCGCAGATCGGCGAAGACAAATGCCACACGCTTGTGCATAGGGAGAAGTGCAAATCGATGGGGAAAGGGGTAGTTAACGGAAGGGACGAGATTATAAATGGAAGTTTTTCATCCCGAATTGAAGGCAACTGCATGCTGGCGTACACAGAGGGCAGTcctaaaaagaagaagaagaggaagaaaaagaagaaaaagaacggTACCCCCGAGGGGGACAATACGATCGACGGTGGGGGACGCAGTTTTCTTGAAGGAAGCCCAGGTGATGCAGATTTAACGGGCAAACGCCTGGTGGATGGAAAACCAAATGGAAACGCCGCCATGCATGAGGATACTTTTCCTGAGAAGGTACACCGCGAGACACCTGATTCCATGCAAAAAGCGCAACGAGAAAGTGGACAACATAGCAAAGAGGGTGCAATGACGGCACCCCCCAATGGAGTCACTGTGGATAATGAAGAGGATAGGTGCAACAAAAGTGTAAGAGAGAAGGGAGAATGGAAAGGCATGATGGTGGCGCCAACTGGTGAAGtgaaagaaggggggaaacgaaaaaaaaaaaaaaaaaaaagcggaagtGCTATTGGCAATAGTAGTGTCAACCCCAGTGAGGATGACGAACAGAAGCCAAGCGAACTGAACCAAAGAGAATACCTAATactgaaggaaataaaaataaagcagaGCAAGGAAGTGGTGCAGCTGAACCTAGACTCGTCATTCTTTGTGTCAAAAGGAGCGGGTTTGTACAACTATGGCCAGAATATCTGCTTCTTTAACAGCATAATACAGACCATAGTGAGGATCCCCTACATCTGCAAAGATCTGTTAAACAAATTGCATTCCctaaattgtgaaaaaaagaaagtcaGCGTGTTCTGCTTCTATTGCTTGTTCGAACAGTTCGCCTGCAACATAATATCCAAAAAGTgcggaataaaaaatatgctcatCCCATATATTAagaaatacatatgtaataacTACATTGTTGGTTATCAGGAAGATGTGCATGAGTATCTGCGTTACTTTCTTTGCTCGCTAGAGAAGTCTTCCCTCTCCTCGTCCATTTATATACAGAAAATGTTCACGGGGGTGACAAAGAACATAACGATATGCACAAAATGCAACAATGTGTCattaaaatatgaacagtaTTATGAGCTTTCCTTGGATATCAGTTCATCCAACAATTTAGAAGAGGCGCTTAAGAAATACCTGTCGAAGGAAACCCTTATGGGTGATAATGGCTACTACTGTGACaaatgcaggaaaaaaaaaaaagccacgAAACAGTGTGTTATAAATAAACTGCCAAGAGTACTGACCATACAAATTAAAAgattttttatgaattccAAATTTCACGTTGTAAAAAATCACAAACATATTTCCTATCCTTTGTATTTGGACATGAAGGGCTATGTGAACAACTACGACTTGTTTCAAAATGACTTTAACAATAATGTGATTTCGCTGTACGAGAAGGTGAACCCCTCCAAGGGGGCAGCAAGCGTCCAACGAAACGGTGTAGGAAATGGCCAGCAAAATGGTACAGCAAGTGACCAGCGTAATGCCCCTCGCGGTTCGCGCCCCAATCCGCACGTCCTCAACCAAATCGCGCACATCTTCGCCGAGCTGAAAAGGGAAGTGTgcaagaggaaaataaaaaatcagCTCACCCCTGCGGATCTGAGAAGCATCATcatggaaacaaaaaaacgaatcATAAAAGAActcaacaaaataaaattctccAAATTTTACAACGACATTCTTTTGAGCATATCGAAGGACATCGACACGCTGTACTGCCACATACGGTCCAACGCTAGTAGCAAACATTTTAGCTTGAAGGGCGCCCATTTTAACTTCAAGGTAGAGTACCTCAATGGGGAGGAGCACCACCGTCCCCGCCAGTATGAACAGTCTACCACCGAAAATGGCAATCGAAGCGAAACAAACCGGTTTGGCGAAAGAAAAGAGCACTCACAGCGTGAAACGCACAGTACGAAGAATCACCCCAACCAAAGGAACGCAAGTTATTTCTCGTACGAATTAACGGGACTAATTAAGCACATCGGCTCCGGAACAGAATATGGACACTACGTAGCGCTCACCAAGTCGAACAACAACATTTACCTTCTCTGTGATGACAATAACATTTCATACATCAATAAAAAAGACATCCTAAATTGTGTGAAGAATGCCTACGTTTTCATTTACACGTGTATCCACCCCGGCTTTATCGACttctataataaatatgtagatgtcttggaaaaaaaaaagtttaatatAAACTTGCCCGTATTTGAGAAGCGCGTCGAATTTAAGGAACGCATAACTATGCCCAAGCAGAAGTTCATCAGTAGGTCGCTCCATTTTTGAGATACCCACTATCTGGTCCATTCCCGAGTTGGGAGCATTTTCCAAATGGCAGAGCAGAAACGATGTTTGCAAGCGAATCTGTGGGGGGGACATGGGGAAGGCTTCCCAGGAAACTCCCCCCCCTGAGTAGCCAAGATAACGTTACAAGTTAgataaaaagaacaacaaacgAAGTGACTAACCGGTGCCATGCTAATGTCGTCAGTCGTACCACCATGTGCGTATTCGataggaaaaggggggaaaaaaaaatcctccttATCGATATGCAGATTGATGACAAGCAACCCACCCCCTGAGTGAAATCTCCAGTTGAGGCACAAAAAACTCTCTCCTCCGAATTACCATCTTTCCATGCCTTCTTCCCCCAAAGGACGACCAAGTTTCATCCTCTCCATCAGCGCATGTGCGTGTTGAGGACGTCGTTCTCCTACTCCCCACGTAACGAAGCCTTTTTGTTACGTTCGggaattgttttttccctgtttGATGATGCatacttttcattccttttcggGAATGTGGGCGGTTCCACTTATCCCCTTTTGCATCTCCTCGTAAGTAGCGCCTTTCTCCGCGCTGCTCCTATCtacttctccctttttcccttttttttttttgtttctacGTAATTTCCTAATTTGTTAATCCTTTTCATCATATCCTTATTTGAAAATTTGaatcccccccttttcattttattattttttttttaaataatctAATTATTATGCAAATTTgaattacacatttttaatttggtGCGCACGCTGTTCTGATGCGCTTCGATCCAATACGATCCTGTGATCGTGAAAGGCAAATGCCCCGCCACGTGGTCCAAACGGGGGATGTGTCTATTCCAATCCCCGCCCCTAAACCGTGGAAGCATTGGCCATAACACCATTGGACGTGGTAACCTCAGCAGGGAAGTGCACCGAGCACTAGGtcgatttatttttttgcaatgAAAAGGGTTATCGTGTTGGTGCCGTTCTATGTGGAGAAGACGTGCTTCATTTGCATCTCCGATCCACATGCGTAacgttaaaaggaaaagaggcaACTTGGCAAAACGTGGGGGAACTACTTCCATCACGAAGGTCAACGAAGGTGTGTTTGGAGTACTCCCTTTTCTCTGGTAGAAAGAGAATGGAGTAatcccaaatgggaaaaaagtttATAGCGCGTTCATTTTGACGGAaagtggacaaaaaaaaaaaaaataaggacgCACAAATGTACAACACATGTATTATTGCATATTTGCGCGCCCCTCCGGCTCAGCGCTTGCCCGAGCGGTTTCGCGAAATCTCCTTGATGAGCGAGTCAATGGTAATGTTGTCCAGGATGCTCTGTATAACTTTGTTCAGCGTGGAAATATCGTTGGGTATGTTTTTATCGAACCGAATTTTCTGCGCAATCCACCCCCCTTCGATTTTCTCCTCCAtcccattttcatttttaaaaatggaaaaaatattcttcgcAACATAGTAGCATTCGATAATATAATGAGAAATCTTGTTGTTTAACGCTAGGGTGAGGAGTTCCTTGTACACGTCCCCATACTCTGCCAGGTATGTCCGATAAGACGTCCTCACTCCCCtgatggaaataaaaagctCAAACTTTTCTGGAAAATTATGTTGGTCATATATGGTCTCAATGCCAAAATCGACGGTGTTTAAATTTAGTGGTTTCCATTTTAGTAATTCGAAGAAGTTGCCAGTTCTGTAGGGATAATTCAGTGGGGTGAAAATAATCCCATCAGACGGATGGGGCAGTTTCTTAATGGTTTGAATAAGTTCCTTAATTTGCGAGATGGGGTAGAAATCTTTTAGGTAAATTTCGAATGGGAGATTTTCTTCCTCGGGGAGACTACCTTCATCGGAGGGGGTTGTCTCATCTGATTCGTCACACACATCTCCATCGGTAGATGTACCAGAAGGTTCCACCTTTGTGTAGGCCTCCTTCTTATGCATGGAATGGTCATCTAACACAGAAGAAGTTGCACTTGTTGGAAGAGGGGGAGTCCCGTTATGATTACTCCACTGATCGGTAGATGTGTCCTTATCGCCCATTTGGTCCACCCTTCTTACGCTCTGTTTATCACTGCTATTTGCGCTCACATTTTTGCTATCATTTTGATGGCCATTTTTGCTGCCATTTACACTTTGCCAATTGTTCACATTCCCGTCATCCGATTCGAATGCAGAGCGGGAGGGAGGCGTGGGTCCGTTGGTTCGCTTCCCCTTCTTGGTGTACCTCCTATACTTCTTCAACGGAAGAATAACAAAGTTGTAAACATTGGTCAGTCTCTCCAAGTAGTTCAAAGCTGTTATGTCCCTCCTATGGATAAAAAGTCCATCATATATTAAATACACAATTCTATTTTCTtcgattccttttttttcgttaaaaATGGTGTCCTCGACCAATTCTCCATCGAGTAATGTTAACTGCTGCTTGGCTTGCAAATCGTCATGTGTAGGAATGTGCAtatcatttttgaaaatatcaTAATTCCTATCAATTAGGAAAGTGGTATTGGAAgcaataaataaaaagtaccTCACTCCGTCGGTCTTTTCGCATATTAGATAATCCTTGCTAAACAAATTCCTGATGTTGTGTTTTGTTAGCGATACTGGATTGCCTCCTGGGAACCCTCTGCGCTTCCATTTTAGCATGTCGTTTATTTTCGACcgaattttctccttcatgaattcattttctattttttcccccgggTGGTAAATATCTGTGATCATTATgtgggggaaaggaaaaagcggaaaaaaaggaagtcaaaaaaatgtgaaaaaaagaaaaaaaacagaaaaaaaggaaggaacgaaaaaaaagggtgaccAATTAAGCTACTTTACATACTACAAGTTTGCAAGTTGCCAAAAGTttgtaaactttttttttttttttttttttttttcatatctCATGTAATTTCGCTCCACACGGGGAACCCGATTTGGTACTCGTCCCATCTAATAGATTAATGGACTCGTTCTTCTCCACGTcgcactattttttttttttttttttttttgggtcaCTATATCATCCCTTTTGACGTAATAATTGGCTGCATGGATACTCTTGGGAAAATCCtcttttttgacaatttaaCCGAATGGTTGAACCCTTTTAGAGATGTATTTTTAGGTGGCTAGCAAAATAATTCGCCTAGAGGTGCAGTGTGTTCGTTAGTTGTACTGACGCTTGCTCGTTTGGTTTGAAGGGAAGTCCCCTTGACACAGCGTCGTGCTAACTGCCCCTCGACTTGTATGAGCACCCCAGTTACGCTATCTATACAGGTCCCCCAACGGAACCTTGTTCATTGCGAAAATATTGCAGTGTACACATAACAAGTCAACTGCAAGGTATCCAAATGCCCGGTGTTCCTTCCATCGCGCGATCGTTCCTCCAACTACAGGGGTTGCTTTAGGACAGCATTATCACCACAGCTTTGGGGATCAATAAATTGGAGTTGctcatttgtgcatttaaCTGGTGCATTTTTGGGTTTACGCTGTTCTCCCCTTTATGGGAACATGGAAAATTATGGATTAAAAGAAAACGTATGGCCATTCCCTGATTTTTTCCACTCCAACCTGTTCACTCTGCTAGGTGGTGTATTGCCCTGCGATAGGCGCGAACAAGTGTAGAGATTTGAGCGGAAAGAGTGAATGTCCTTCTCACCCCGCTCCTGCGGCAGACTATTTACGAACACCGTTAAGCGTATCTGCATGCGTAACGCCGTGGGACAGTATGCACTTCGCGTGTCTGCGAGGCCACAAATGACGCTTGCGGgggagaacaaaatgaaagcaGAAAAGCGAACGCGTAAAAGGAGGGGacaaccaaaaaaaatatactcatatatatgtgcatatatgaatatatctGCACATGCGTACACATATCCGTatggaaaaagcaaaacggGGGCACcaactatttattttttctgttccaccCGCCTCAGCGTTTTCCATCCAAAGGAAAAGgcgcgaaaaaaagggaaagaaaaaacagaacagtggggaaaaaatacacgGAAAagtgtcaaaaaaaaaaaaaaaaaaatgcaaaaaaaaaaaaaaaaataactctTTTGTGTAATCCGAATTGGGTGTTTTATTTGTCAAATCACCTTTTCATTATTCCCCcctttatccttttttcccatttttgcacatgaTAAGTATTTACGTCTTATAAGCTTTAGCAAACGAATATTTCACGCGAATGGTTAACCGCATGAGGGTATACACTTTCCGTATTCGCATTTCGTACGATACGCGGCATGCGTATATACCCGTATGTGTACCCATGTAAACTCGCTGAGATGCTTTCCAGTCTGCTTAAGCGTACGGTTGTTCTTATCTGTCCATTTAAACAGTTGCATAGGCCCGATTACTCTGCGCGTCTGTGTCGCTCATGTAGGGGTTAACCAATTCGAACAGTTTGTGAATGACTCCAGAGGgggggttttttttttttttttttttttcacccttccATTAGCTTGCGTCTTGTTGTGCGTGTCCCCTTATCATTATCCTCATCGTTATTTTTATCTGTACCAATTCGTTGACGAATGTTGTGGCGTCCACCAAtcgcctccctttttttttaaaacctgTCATACCCGACCGCTTGCGATCGGTACATGCATGGGCATGTCCCCGCGAATTTTATTCATCACCATAATACGTACTCCCGTCAGTACCTATTTTGTGTGCGATTTTTTCTGTACCTTTATCATTTTGTATGTGCATGAATCGAAATAACAATATCCCTTCTGGGGTTCCATTTCTCCGCAGTTTGATgcaattttgtaaaacttcacatttgtatatttttgtccAATATATAATGGATCCATAAATGGGTTTACCAAACCGTATGGGGGGGTTGATTTGAATATGCTTTACTGGGAATGGCATTGTCCAATTCGAAGTGACCTGTCGTTATTTTCCCAGACGCTTCATAATTTAGCCCAACACAGATTTGTATACACAGGTTGACCCCTCCTTATcattatatttgtttttgtGTTTATTGTAGTGTCTTcgtttcaccatttttttgatttacatttttttgtttagttTATAAAACCCACGTGCGACAGTGGAacggctttttttttatttatcattttttttgtacattttaaagTAATAAAAAGTGAATGATATCTATGCCTCTCACTCGGTGTGGGCGCGAGTAAAGTGACGTCACAACGGAAGATAGCTACTACAACGTTGTGTCACCCCAATTTCGGTAAATGTAAAGAAGTAAGATTTTTAGTCAGCTTCTCCCCAATAATGCTTTTAACTCCATTGTGGAAAATATTactgaaaaaagaaaagtgtcACATCACGTTAAGCGAAAATGAACCAATATGATCAGTGGAATCGGAGGATCCGGGTAAGTTTAAAGAAATGGTGCCCATAAAAGGAGGCATATCCAGAATACTTTTCACATTGAGGATGTATGTGTGTCATTCATGCTGCATGTTGCGCAGATTTGTTCTGCAACATTTCATAGCGAGGAACAACTGCACACAGATGACAGCTACGCAGTTCTCAAATTTATAAACTTGATTTGGCTCTTTTTCCCTCACCTCTATGACAGACCATCTGGTATTGCAGTAGTCTTTATGTGGAGTACAAAAATGCCCTGAGGAAATCGAGGAAGATGCCGGTCGAGAAAAAGACCGAGTATTGGGAGAAGAAGCACGAGGAGTTTGCCACCAAGATGTTGAACAATATATACGAATTGAGAGGTTCGCACAGGCAGCTACATTTGTTTCATTATTTCGTTGCACAGTGTTCTGTGTTGACCTGTACACGCATTATTTGTCACAGACATGTGCATCTTCTTCGTGCGTATCGCCCGCATTGATTACGCTTTCGAAAAATGGGtctaatatatatttttcccccccttatGCAGGATGGTGGGTGAAGGTAGGGCAGTTCCTAAGCACGCAGGAGAACATCATGCCCGTGGCCTACATCGAGAAGTTCACCAAGCTGCAGGACATGATGCCCACCTCCTCTTTCGACAAGATAGAAGTCATTCTAAAGAGGGAATTGGGTAAGGAGTGTTGCCCCATTATAGTGTATGAGCCCATTGGGGGGACCAGGTCTTATTAGCACTCCTCAAAAGGGCAAGCCAAAATGTAGATATTCCCCTCatacaacaaaatgaatcATTCCACCTCTCCTCAGGGAACATCTATGACATATTCGAGCACATCGAAAAGGAACCCCTCGCAAGCGCATCGATAGGACAAGTCCATCGAGCCAAATTGAAGAAGCACGAACATGATGCTATCCAGGATAatgttgcaaaaaagaacgaTTACAAcgttattataaaaattcaaCATGAAGGAATTGATCAATTTCTTTCCTCCGATATAAATACATTGAAGAAAGTATCTTGGGCCTTTGGTCTAATagacaaaaatttttatttcacagATTTTATTGATGAATGGCAAGACTCCGCTTCCAGAGAATTAAACTACAAGTACGAATTGTATCATCAGTTATTGGCTTATAATACTTTTAAAAAGTCTGGTATTCCTCTGAAAATTCCACAAATATATTGCGCTTATACAACCACCAAGGTTCTCGTCATGGAATACATCAAGGGGTTTAAAATAACAGACACGAAAT
It includes:
- a CDS encoding Ubiquitin carboxyl-terminal hydrolase, whose amino-acid sequence is MIPPYGKIHVSLSNEYVEFYEEKSLKGPLKCTGKENGIKLSCEEEESTTVGCTRDDVFVDRHTGEKDLRKTNNQRGCNDARLGKHHLGDGKGGNTSPELTSSGISSTQGEKSKLQVEAATGLLVPPAQHGGTESLRRGDSGVASVDNMRAGRASPGEGSPNQVKCKRKRATPPTVRLKSFKRIFNRTFSKYYFIGRPFRRYVKIRKSASQEKVKKSARKKVSTDGITISKKKGALAYHGVEDFSVKRQDMVSSDSAKRGSEVTMGEEAHTEGNINSVKKCLHQVLLRPPKVRLTNRGNVLLSKMITKENISKKKVEKMEKMEKVKKMKIVKKIIKEGKPVDFKRKSSVDEDADPQIGEDKCHTLVHREKCKSMGKGVVNGRDEIINGSFSSRIEGNCMLAYTEGSPKKKKKRKKKKKKNGTPEGDNTIDGGGRSFLEGSPGDADLTGKRLVDGKPNGNAAMHEDTFPEKVHRETPDSMQKAQRESGQHSKEGAMTAPPNGVTVDNEEDRCNKSVREKGEWKGMMVAPTGEVKEGGKRKKKKKKSGSAIGNSSVNPSEDDEQKPSELNQREYLILKEIKIKQSKEVVQLNLDSSFFVSKGAGLYNYGQNICFFNSIIQTIVRIPYICKDLLNKLHSLNCEKKKVSVFCFYCLFEQFACNIISKKCGIKNMLIPYIKKYICNNYIVGYQEDVHEYLRYFLCSLEKSSLSSSIYIQKMFTGVTKNITICTKCNNVSLKYEQYYELSLDISSSNNLEEALKKYLSKETLMGDNGYYCDKCRKKKKATKQCVINKLPRVLTIQIKRFFMNSKFHVVKNHKHISYPLYLDMKGYVNNYDLFQNDFNNNVISLYEKVNPSKGAASVQRNGVGNGQQNGTASDQRNAPRGSRPNPHVLNQIAHIFAELKREVCKRKIKNQLTPADLRSIIMETKKRIIKELNKIKFSKFYNDILLSISKDIDTLYCHIRSNASSKHFSLKGAHFNFKVEYLNGEEHHRPRQYEQSTTENGNRSETNRFGERKEHSQRETHSTKNHPNQRNASYFSYELTGLIKHIGSGTEYGHYVALTKSNNNIYLLCDDNNISYINKKDILNCVKNAYVFIYTCIHPGFIDFYNKYVDVLEKKKFNINLPVFEKRVEFKERITMPKQKFISRSLHF